The sequence below is a genomic window from Longimicrobium sp..
TTCACTCCCGGCGCCGTGAACTCTTCGAAAAACTTCCTCCGCTGCTCCTCCACCGTTCCACTCCAGGGCATGCCCAAGCCTCCTTTGAAGGTCTTGGGCGTTCATTCTGGAGTGTCACCCATCTCTCCGAACGGGTGTAACTTATGTCTCCGGTCTATACAGCAGTTTTGGGGGAGAGGGGGCGGGGGGAGAGGGTCGCGGGCGCTGGAGCGACGCACCGAACCCGTCATCCGCCGCGCCCTGTCAGCTTTCCCGCTCTTGTCCACCCTTTGTCAAACTATCACCCCTCCAGATGCTTGACAAGGTTTGTACAAGGTTATAGGGTTCCCGTGCAGGCAGCGAGGGTGCCATCCGAATTGGCGGCATCGGCCGTATCTCCCCTGCGGGGCGGTGTGTGGGTACGCATGCCGGCGCCGCGGCGGATCTGCGAACCCACGGCGCGCGGCGCGACGCGCGGACAGGGAGGGTGCGTTGAGGGACACGGGCATGGCGAACGGCGGGGCGGGGGAGCGCGCGGCGAGGTTCGCGCTGTGGGCGCTGTATGGCTTCACCGCGCTGGCGGTGGCGGGCTTCGCCACGTTCGGAACGCATCCGGCGCTGCTGGCGCGCTTTCCGGGCGCGGCGGGGTTCTACGGCGTCGCCTTCACCTTCTTCTCCCGCGCGCAGATCCTGCTGGCCGCGGCGGCGCTCGCGCTCTTCCTTTCCGTCCACGCCGGGCGGCGGTGGACCGGCGCGTTCCTCCTTCTCTACCTCGTCTCCCTCTCCAGCGAGCTGATGGGGACCACGGTTGGGCTCCCCTTCGGCCCGTACTCCTACACGGACGCGCTGGGGCCGAAGTGGTTCGGGCACGTGCCGCTTCTCATCCCGCTCAGCTGGTTCTTCATGGCGGTGCCGTCGTACGCGCTGGCGGGAATCCTCATCCCCATCGGCTCGCGGCCGTGGCGGCGCGTGCTGCTGGCGTCGTTCGTCCTGCTGAGCTGGGACCTGGCGCTGGACCCGGCGATGAGCCACGCCACCGCGTACTGGGTGTGGGGCGCGCCCGGACCGTACTACGGGATGCCGCTGCTGAACCTGTTCGGCTGGTACGCCACCGGGCTGGCGCTGATGGGCGCGCTGGCCACCGTCCGCGCGGACCGGTGGATCGCGCGGCTGCCGGCCGGGTGGCTGGCCGGCTTCTATGCGGCCAACCTGCTGCTGCCGCTGGGGATGATCATGGCGCGCGGGTTCTGGCCCGCCGCGCTGGTTACGCTCGCCGCCCTGGGCGCCGCCGCGCTGCTGGCGCGGGCGATGGCGCCGCGGCGCCCCGGCCTCTCGATGACGGAGGCCGCCGCGTGAGCCCGGCGGTCGCGTGGATGCCGGGCGCGCCGGCGGAGGCCGAGACGCTGGACGGGGCGCGCGGGCGCGTCCGCCAGTCGCTCGTGGCCATGGCGGGGCAGATGCGGACGATGGGGATGCCGCGCATCGGGTGTGACGGGCAGCTGATCCGGCCGGTGGCGGCGTACGCGGCGGCGCGGTGCGGCGCCTTCGCGGAGTGGCCGCGGATGTGGAGCGCGGCGCTGGCCGTGCAGCTGGCGCACGAGGCGTCGCTGGTGCACGACGACATCGTG
It includes:
- a CDS encoding carotenoid biosynthesis protein, coding for MRDTGMANGGAGERAARFALWALYGFTALAVAGFATFGTHPALLARFPGAAGFYGVAFTFFSRAQILLAAAALALFLSVHAGRRWTGAFLLLYLVSLSSELMGTTVGLPFGPYSYTDALGPKWFGHVPLLIPLSWFFMAVPSYALAGILIPIGSRPWRRVLLASFVLLSWDLALDPAMSHATAYWVWGAPGPYYGMPLLNLFGWYATGLALMGALATVRADRWIARLPAGWLAGFYAANLLLPLGMIMARGFWPAALVTLAALGAAALLARAMAPRRPGLSMTEAAA